CCATGGGGAAATTGGGAGCTTTATAAGCTGGCGGTTCAAATGGAGGAAAATCTTATTATCCCTGATTTTGAAGGTTTACAGGCGCCCAAACACCTTCCGCAGTTAACCCCGCTTCCCCATCAATTGGAAGCAGCAAAGCAAGTGGTGGAAAAGATGAATGGAAAGGCCATTTTAGCTGATGAGGTGGGGCTCGGAAAAACAATTGAAGCAGGCTTGATCCTAAAAGAGTATATGATTAGGGGCCTTGTAAAAAAAGTATTGATCCTTGTTCCAGCATCCCTTGTCACACAATGGGCGTTTGAATTGAATACCAAGTTTCATATACCGGCAGTCGTTCAGAGAAAAAGTTATGTTTGGGACTCCTGTGATGTGGTCATTTCATCCATCGATACAGCGAAACGCGCTCCGCATCGAGATATCATTTTCACTCAGGAATATGACTTCATCATTATTGATGAAGCTCATAAACTTAAAAATAATAAGACGAAGAACTATGAATTCGTCCAAAATCTGAAAAAGAAATTTTGTTTACTCCTTACAGCCACTCCGATTCAAAATAAAGTCGAGGAGATTTTTCACCTCGTTTCGTTATTGAAACCGGGCCACTTGGGAAATGCTTCGCTCTTTTCGGAAAAGTATAAAGGGAAAGGCCGCAACATCATTGAAGATGAACACCTAAAGGAACTGGTCAATACTGTCATGATTCGAAACCGGCGGGCCGATACTGGCATTGAATGGACAAAACGGCATGTGGAAACCATCACCATTGAATTTTCTCCAACGGAACAGGCATTGTATGATGCTGTTTCCAAATTCAAGCCTATTTCGGATGGATCAAAAGGAAGCGCATTTTCAGCTCTCACTCTCCAAAGGGAAGCATGCAGCAGCAGAGAGGCGGTCTTTTATACTTTAAAGAATATGAAAGAAAAGTATGATCAGCCTTCCCCTGACTTTTTGGCAAAGCTTGATGATTTATTTTCTAAAGTGAATGAAACAGTCCAGAACTCCAAGGCTGAAAAAGCTTTGGAACTGATCAAGAAAATTGATGACAAAGTGATTATCTTTACCGAATACCGGGCGACTCAGCTATATCTCCAATGGTACCTACAGCAGAATGGAATTTCTTCGGTTCCTTTTCGAGGCGGTTTTAAGCGAGGAAAGAAAGACTGGATGAGAGAATTATTCCAAAAGAATATACAGGTATTAATTGCAACAGAAGCTGGAGGGGAAGGGATAAACCTTCAGTTTTGCCATCACTTGATTAATTTTGACCTGCCATGGAACCCCATGAGGCTCGAACAGAGAATTGGACGGATTCACCGCCTTGGACAGGAAGAAGATGTGATGATTTATAACTTCGCCACGAAAAATACAGTAGAAGAACATATTCTGAAGTTATTATACGAAAAAATAAATTTATTTGAAAAAGTAATTGGAGAATTGGATGATATTCTAACCAAACTGGATATTAACAACATTGAAGAATATTTAATCGATGTGGTCGGCGAGTCCAAAACAGAGGGCGAAATGAAGATCAAGATGGATAATTTTTCATCATTAATCCAATTCGCTCAATCCATGAAGGAAGGTGATGTTCATGCAGCAACGGGAAATTCATGATTTTTTAAAAACTTACTTTAAGGCCAACGATTGTGAAATACTGGATAATGCGCCGACCCACCTTACAGTCCAATTGACGATTGAAATGGATAAAGAATTAATGAACAGACCCTTTTATTGGCATTATCTAGAAAAAACAGGTGGCGTTCCGAACCCAGCACAGATGACTTTCATTACCGATCCAGAACAGGCTCCATCCGATTTAAAGGGAGAAATGATTCATTTTGGCTCCCCACGCCTACATCAGATTATTCAATCAACCAAAAAGCTGGCAGGTTATACTAGACTTTTTGAGGATACTCCTCCACCAAAGGGCGGCGGAAATAATCCTTTGTTTCCTTGGCTGACCCTGAATGTGAAAATATCCTATCAATGCGACCGTAAAAAAGATACTTTCATGTCGATCGGATTGAATTTAATCTCGGGTGAAATCATGGAAGGGTTTCACCATCGGGTTTTACCTGTAAAGGTCACCCCAAAAATACCGGATTACTCCTTTACGCTTTCACCTTTAATCATGCCCAAGAGTGGATTGGCAAGACTGGATACATACATCAGGACCAGTTTCGAGGATGATGACCATTCCTGGGCGGAGGAAGCAATGCTGCGCTGGCAGAATGATTTGAATTTATTGGAGCATTTTTACAAGGATATGGACGAAAAAAGTGAGAGTTATTATACCGAGAAAGAAGCACTAAAAGCCCAATATGAACCCAACATCAGAATATCCATCATAAACGGAGGATTATTTTACCTTTCAGATAGGGCATTGGGATAAGTATAGAATGAAAAACAGATGTCCTAAGTTCGGGACATCTGTTTCATTTTTTGATATTTTTCCTTACGAACATCGACAAAGCAAAAGGGACAATGCCAAACCAATGGGACATACCATGATTTTTATCCTCTTTTCTATGACGGCGCTTTTCTTTTCGTTCTTTTTTCGTCAGATTAAAATACTCGACAAGCTGCTGCGTCAGATATTTAATATAAGCGTTTGTAGACATTTAAAATCATCACCCTAAGCAAAGTATGCCCGGTTTACGCCCCTTTTATTCTTTCGCATGTACCCTGAACACGTGAACCTGTCGCGTACCATTAAAAAAAAGTGTTGATTTTCGTATTACACAGCCTGTTTTTCCAACCATTCCTTCACTTGCCCAGCTTCTTTATCGTATTGAATGATGACCCTCCCTTCGCGATCATTTTTGGTCGTGGAAGAAAACTCGATATATACGTAAGGACCTTCTTGTTTCATCAAGGAATACCGCACCACACCATTGGGATATGAAATTTCCCCCTGGATGATTTTTGGAATCTCTTCGCCCCAATCTGCCGTCACATCCTTGATGGCTAGATGGACAAGGTGGTCGGCCACAAGCGATTCTTCCACTTCTTTATAAAACTTTTTATCAATGATAAACTGGTCTATCATTAGTATCGTGAACATGATGAAAACACTCGCTACAATCATGACCATCGGAAAAACGACTCCTTTTTGATTATTCATCGACTTTCGCAACATTCCTAATGAATGGGTGAAATCTACGACTAAAAGTAGTCCCTGCTTTATCAGTTATATTTATTACAATGGCACCGCCATCCTTCTCAACCTGGAATTCAGAAATGTTCTGCAAGATGACCTCATGCCCCATTCCATTCACTCGTCTTCGGACCTTATCTTCATATTGTTCATACGATGATAATTGCTCACCTGAAAGCAAATATAATTTATTTCCCATTACATCCTGAACTTTGGAACTCCGGACCTCCTGCTTCATTTGCATGGTAAAGACCTCCCACTCTTTAGGATGCAATTTATCAACGAACCCCATTTGGGTGTGAATGATAGAAAAAAGCTGTAGAACAAAAAGGGACGTCGTCATTAAAATCATTAAAGAAAAAAGCATTTCGATCATCGTAAAGCCATCATTTTTTCGCAGCATCACAAATGGATTCCAGATTATCCGATTCATCTTCATAACGTACACACCCTTCAATCATTCCCGGGAAATCCCCATGGTCCTTCCAAACCAATTCATAGGATTTTTTTTTATAAATGATCTCCTGACCAACTGCTTCTATCTCCCCATCCATGAACGCCGTCAATCTTTCATATAATAAATGGTGGGCTTCTGTCCTTACGGCAATATCTTTCCGATCCATCAATAACTCTTCAAGAATTGGCAAAATGGCAAGGACCAGAAATATACAAACGGCAAAAGCGGCTATCAGCTCAAGGTAGACGTAACCTTTACAATTTCTCAATCCTGAACCTCCCTTTACCGATATTGAGGACCAGCTTGTACTTTCCCTTTGAGGTGTCAATCATAATCGTTCCGGCTTTTGAAGCATTTCCATACTGATTAAAATGAAAGCTGAACCCCAAAGTGCCACTTAAAAACTGTATATCCTTCGGTATGCTTCTCTCTAGGACGACCCCTTCCTTATATGACGAAACGGTATAAACCTTTTGGGTATTATCAATATGGAGGTAAATCAAGCTCTCATGACTGATGGCATACTGTTGTGCATAGAAAAGATCTTCATGGAATTGAGAAAGGAATAGCCTATTTTCCATTCCTTTTGTGAAGCTAGGATATAGATTAGGACCAATGGAAATCAGGAGTACAAAAATAGCGAGGACAATGAGGGTTTCAGATAGTGTATACCCCCCATTGGAATGCCGTATTTTCACTTCTCTCCTACTCAACGACCGTTACCTTTCCTTTACTATCCAAACTAATATCATCCCCATTAGGACAGGATGTCTGTTTGAGATAGCCTTGACTTTCCAATTCACCGATACTTCCGGGCAGTTTAGCATTGTCGATCTCATAAGCCTGTACCTGTGCTTGGGCCATCTTCACGAATGCTTCACATCCTTTAGACTGGATCGTTGATTGGTTCTTCGTGATATTGGGGATCGTTATAATCAAAAGGATGGATATTACCAGTAAAACAATAAGCATTTCAATTAGTGTAAAACCATGTTCATTCATCATTTTCTTCAACATATCATCATGCTCCTGAAACCATCTGAATACCAGATGACCTTCGAGCATTTTCACCTCCGGAATACAAAAATGAAATCCTATATACCTTCGAGCAGTGAGAACATCGGCAGCAAAACTGCCAAATAAATGGATACAATCAAAAGACCTATAAGTGAAAACATAAGAGGCTGAATGATTTTCAAGATTGCATTCATTCTCTCTTCAATTTTCTCCAGTAAAAAACGACTGTAATGAAGCAGCTCCGCATCAAGTCTGCCGTATTTTTGACCATTTGCAGCGACCACAGGTAAATTCCCATCAAAATATGGGAGCTCACGGAAAATCATTTCAAGTGATCTGCCCTCGATCAAATCATCCTTAATGATATTGCATAGTTTTTGATAAAAAGGCTGCTGTTGATTTATCGAGAATAATTTGATGCTATCGTTTATCGATAGCCCTCCGGAAAGTAAGCCACTGAATTGGCTAGCAAAAAAATAAGTTTCGTATAATTTGATGAAGGTCCCGAATATCGGAATTCCCATCAAAATCCTTCGCTGCCTTAATGGGCACAATCCGTTAAACCAAAATCGTTTGAGTACATACAAGAACAGGAGCAATCCGAGTAAAAAGAAGGGGAGTGCTGGAAGAATGAATGTGGAGGCTGTCATTAATTTTAAGAGTGCGTGCTGATCGACATCCATCGTGAAATAGATTGTCTGGAATTTGGGAAGGAGAACACTCTGAAGAATATAAAAAACGATGCTTACAAAAAAGACTAAGAATACGGGATACACCATTAACTTTTTTACTTTATCCATATCCTCGGTTCTTTTCTTCCAATATCGCCCTCCTTCTTTCAACGCCCGCTCCAGGTCGCCATATTGTTCTCCATAAAATATATAACTTACAAGCTGCGGATGAAAACCAAGATGGGTCAGCACCATGTACAACGGGTAACCATTCCTTAAATCGGCTTTAGCCTGAGTGAAGTCTTCCGCTTTCTTCTTTGATTCCTGAAACTCAAGAAAATGTAAAGCATCCGCCAAAGGATAACCATGATTCAATAATTCACCTAGCTTCGAAATAAAGACTGCCTGTTCTTTTACCTTCCATTTACTTTTTGGTTTCATCATATACCAGCCGTTCATATTCCTCGGAATCCACATAGCCCATCGCAACCGCTTTTCCGATTTCATCCTTCAATTGGCGGTAGCTGACCGTTGCCTTTCCTTTTTCATCTCCCATTATCCCGAGAACCTCAGCTAGGCTTTTACCATATAGCAATTCATATACACTTGCCCTTTTATTCCTGGCAGTCATTTTGCAAGGTAAAGCACAGTCCCCTTTACATGGAGGACATCGCAATTCAACCAGCCGCTGTGCTGTCACGCCAATCAAACTCTGCTCAACCTCAAGCAAGCTGACACCAAATTCCAGTAACCTGGAGATGGCGCCCTGGGCGTCCCTTGTATGCATGGTTGTAAGTACCAAATGACCGGTCAATGCGGCACGCACTGCGATCTTGGCGGTTTCTGCATCCCTGACTTCCCCAACCATGATCACGTCTGGGTCATGCCTCAGAACAGCTTTTAGACCGACAGAATACGTAATGCCCGCCTTTTCATTGATTTGGACCTGCAATACTTTTTCGGATACATTTTCAATGGGATCTTCAAGTGTAATAATATTTCGATTGATCATCTCATTGGCATGGTGAAGCAGGGAATATAGTGTCGTGGTTTTTCCACTGCCGGTCGGGCCGGTAAATATGAGCATGCCATGGGAATGCTTCAGGAGCGCAATCAATTTTTGAACGGTGCTTGGAAATAAGGATAACTGTTCTAGAGGAAGGATATTCTGTTGGGGGATTAAGCGGATGACCAAACTTTCGAGATGGGCAGTGGGTAAAGTGGAAAGGCGGAGTCCGACCACCTGGTTGGCCAAATGGATGGTGATGGCACCACTTTGGGGCCTCCTTTTCTCCCCTATATCCATCGAGGCAAGGAACTTCAAATGAGCGATCAGCCTCTCTGCTTCAAAGAATGATAAGGTTTCCTTTGGAACAAGCTTATTGTCTATCCTGAATTGGATGAGAGGTCCCTCCCTTCGAAAAAAAATGTGGATATCCGATGCCGATTCCTGGACAGCACGGGTCAATATTTTTTCTGCGGTCTTTTCAATCGATATCAATTCATTCATCACCT
This sequence is a window from Brevibacillus sp. JNUCC-41. Protein-coding genes within it:
- a CDS encoding DEAD/DEAH box helicase yields the protein MKINISFNSEWNDELLQKVENDGPWGNWELYKLAVQMEENLIIPDFEGLQAPKHLPQLTPLPHQLEAAKQVVEKMNGKAILADEVGLGKTIEAGLILKEYMIRGLVKKVLILVPASLVTQWAFELNTKFHIPAVVQRKSYVWDSCDVVISSIDTAKRAPHRDIIFTQEYDFIIIDEAHKLKNNKTKNYEFVQNLKKKFCLLLTATPIQNKVEEIFHLVSLLKPGHLGNASLFSEKYKGKGRNIIEDEHLKELVNTVMIRNRRADTGIEWTKRHVETITIEFSPTEQALYDAVSKFKPISDGSKGSAFSALTLQREACSSREAVFYTLKNMKEKYDQPSPDFLAKLDDLFSKVNETVQNSKAEKALELIKKIDDKVIIFTEYRATQLYLQWYLQQNGISSVPFRGGFKRGKKDWMRELFQKNIQVLIATEAGGEGINLQFCHHLINFDLPWNPMRLEQRIGRIHRLGQEEDVMIYNFATKNTVEEHILKLLYEKINLFEKVIGELDDILTKLDINNIEEYLIDVVGESKTEGEMKIKMDNFSSLIQFAQSMKEGDVHAATGNS
- a CDS encoding YqhG family protein, which gives rise to MQQREIHDFLKTYFKANDCEILDNAPTHLTVQLTIEMDKELMNRPFYWHYLEKTGGVPNPAQMTFITDPEQAPSDLKGEMIHFGSPRLHQIIQSTKKLAGYTRLFEDTPPPKGGGNNPLFPWLTLNVKISYQCDRKKDTFMSIGLNLISGEIMEGFHHRVLPVKVTPKIPDYSFTLSPLIMPKSGLARLDTYIRTSFEDDDHSWAEEAMLRWQNDLNLLEHFYKDMDEKSESYYTEKEALKAQYEPNIRISIINGGLFYLSDRALG
- a CDS encoding YqzE family protein, with product MSTNAYIKYLTQQLVEYFNLTKKERKEKRRHRKEDKNHGMSHWFGIVPFALSMFVRKNIKK
- the comGG gene encoding competence type IV pilus minor pilin ComGG, encoding MNNQKGVVFPMVMIVASVFIMFTILMIDQFIIDKKFYKEVEESLVADHLVHLAIKDVTADWGEEIPKIIQGEISYPNGVVRYSLMKQEGPYVYIEFSSTTKNDREGRVIIQYDKEAGQVKEWLEKQAV
- the comGF gene encoding competence type IV pilus minor pilin ComGF; this translates as MKMNRIIWNPFVMLRKNDGFTMIEMLFSLMILMTTSLFVLQLFSIIHTQMGFVDKLHPKEWEVFTMQMKQEVRSSKVQDVMGNKLYLLSGEQLSSYEQYEDKVRRRVNGMGHEVILQNISEFQVEKDGGAIVINITDKAGTTFSRRFHPFIRNVAKVDE
- the comGD gene encoding competence type IV pilus minor pilin ComGD, producing the protein MKIRHSNGGYTLSETLIVLAIFVLLISIGPNLYPSFTKGMENRLFLSQFHEDLFYAQQYAISHESLIYLHIDNTQKVYTVSSYKEGVVLERSIPKDIQFLSGTLGFSFHFNQYGNASKAGTIMIDTSKGKYKLVLNIGKGRFRIEKL
- the comGC gene encoding competence type IV pilus major pilin ComGC, translated to MMNEHGFTLIEMLIVLLVISILLIITIPNITKNQSTIQSKGCEAFVKMAQAQVQAYEIDNAKLPGSIGELESQGYLKQTSCPNGDDISLDSKGKVTVVE
- the comGB gene encoding competence type IV pilus assembly protein ComGB, whose translation is MKPKSKWKVKEQAVFISKLGELLNHGYPLADALHFLEFQESKKKAEDFTQAKADLRNGYPLYMVLTHLGFHPQLVSYIFYGEQYGDLERALKEGGRYWKKRTEDMDKVKKLMVYPVFLVFFVSIVFYILQSVLLPKFQTIYFTMDVDQHALLKLMTASTFILPALPFFLLGLLLFLYVLKRFWFNGLCPLRQRRILMGIPIFGTFIKLYETYFFASQFSGLLSGGLSINDSIKLFSINQQQPFYQKLCNIIKDDLIEGRSLEMIFRELPYFDGNLPVVAANGQKYGRLDAELLHYSRFLLEKIEERMNAILKIIQPLMFSLIGLLIVSIYLAVLLPMFSLLEGI
- the comGA gene encoding competence type IV pilus ATPase ComGA; this translates as MISIEKTAEKILTRAVQESASDIHIFFRREGPLIQFRIDNKLVPKETLSFFEAERLIAHLKFLASMDIGEKRRPQSGAITIHLANQVVGLRLSTLPTAHLESLVIRLIPQQNILPLEQLSLFPSTVQKLIALLKHSHGMLIFTGPTGSGKTTTLYSLLHHANEMINRNIITLEDPIENVSEKVLQVQINEKAGITYSVGLKAVLRHDPDVIMVGEVRDAETAKIAVRAALTGHLVLTTMHTRDAQGAISRLLEFGVSLLEVEQSLIGVTAQRLVELRCPPCKGDCALPCKMTARNKRASVYELLYGKSLAEVLGIMGDEKGKATVSYRQLKDEIGKAVAMGYVDSEEYERLVYDETKK